From Podospora bellae-mahoneyi strain CBS 112042 chromosome 3, whole genome shotgun sequence, the proteins below share one genomic window:
- the PHO81 gene encoding phosphate system positive regulatory protein pho81 (EggNog:ENOG503NXDY; COG:P), with protein MKFGKQIQKRQLEVPEYAASFTNYKALKKLIKKLSATPVLQSQNGATGVQASGFWAATPGSISGGLEHLDSQAALQANKATFFFQLERELEKVNAFYLQKEAELKIRLKTLLDKKKVLQSRHQQGGGNNLSRRSAKFTTLQEGFQQFANDLNKLQQFVEINGTAFSKILKKWDKTSKSKTKELYLSRAVEVQPFFNATVISELSDQATTSLQELGAWADGENLSFQETGTTAGHIVSSQHLLGTDEGDADTLLLDTVLSGNLEGLRDLLGRMRAAGGDERQQQQQNMVMMERVTRTFLASINEGPLEALHVLLETGLVDIQSEDDINERNCLHQAAIYGNGYVLEYGLAKGVAVDRTDVYGRVPLHYASIHGRLDMLDKLLAGAPETINLIDHDNYTPLIHAIVHGHLECVGRLLEREARLDPVSDTDHVPLNLACEHGSLAVAELLLKHGARILADAEGLYPQHLVARSGQTPELLLLLQNYGADLDQIDKLYGWTPLVHAASEGNVPCLQALLNVGADPNILDEKDLPAMYYAAWEGHLECMKLLTPLSKDKTSSPLARQVAAPLAPMASSSAPIPMSLDVDAIPVLELPPPIIPLRRYGHNFLDNKTVVQINFDGDQPLVFFHDSKYPAARLTISSKVSDVIPKNIMLPFQEDTRLVSFQIDNLDSFTLDFDVFPAYGAKVIAKTVALPNTFRSLLNSNSGSCCLPLFDPRLRAIGQISFHAQVIKPFQGKPLEITDFETYWKATSQFDTPSMPATTPAMPNTTFVTGSSLTGDFVRIYVQHTSDGIPVLWPQWTVPCTAGIDIPVSRLTLSQFRTVTGPALAAALPDDIPSVHKILASAGGTTLHEALSLLPKGMHVNIQVLYPTPAERERMLPLTGAGHGLSADLNAFVDAILTVVFDHARAQRSGPGRGGRSVVFSSYNASVCTALNWKQPNFPVFLCNDLGKGGDGEEGQGVSVKDAVRTAQSNNLMGLVCCERLLDMVPALVDAIKSHGLALVVDKSAAAAAASDSTTPPTATGGDIFGVVADPFPRLPKGVDGVLKRDGILKFCESIDV; from the exons ATGAAATTCGGGAAACAGATTCAAAAACGGCAACTCGAGGTGCCCGAGTATGCCGCCAGTTTTACGAATTACAAGGCACTCAAGAAG CTCATCAAAAAACTCTCGGCAACACCAGTCCTCCAGTCTCAGAATGGCGCCACCGGCGTTCAGGCAAGCGGCTTTTGGGCTGCCACACCGGGCAGCATCAGCGGCGGGCTGGAGCACCTCGACTCGCAAGCCGCCCTCCAAGCCAACAAGGCTACATTCTTTTTTCAACTG GAAAGAGAACTAGAAAAAGTCAACGCCTTCTACCTCCAAAAAGAAGCCGAGCTCAAGATCCGGCTCAAGACGCTCCTCGACAAGAAAAAGGTTCTCCAGTCCCGCCATCAGCAGGGCGGGGGGAACAACCTGTCCCGGCGCTCGGCAAAGTTCACCACCCTGCAGGAAGGTTTTCAACAATTCGCCAACGacctcaacaagctccagCAGTTTGTCGAGATCAACGGGACTGCCTTTTCCAAGATTCTGAAGAAGTGGGACAAGACGAGCAAgtccaagaccaaggagcTGTATCTGAGccgggcggtggaggtgcagCCTTTTTTCAACGCGACGGTGATCAGTGAGCTGAGTGATCAGGCCACGACGAGCCTGCAGGAGCTGGGGGCgtgggcggatggggagaatTTGAGCTTTCAGGAGACGGGGACGACCGCAGGGCATATTGTCAGTAGTCAGCATCTGCTTGGGACGGACGAGGGGGATGCGGACACGCTGCTGCTTGATACGGTGCTGAGTGGGaatttggaggggttgagggattTGCTCGGGCGGATGAGGGCTGCTGGTGGGGACGagagacagcagcagcagcagaacaTGGTCATGATGGAGCGGGTGACTAGGACTTTTCTCGCGAGCATCAATGAGGGTCCGTTGGAGGCGCTGCATGTGCTGTTGgagacggggttggtggataTTCAGAGCGAGGATGATATCAACGAGAGGAATTGTCTGCATCAGGCGGCGATATATGGGAACGGGTATGTGCTGGAGTATGGGCTTGCTaagggggtggcggtggaccGGACGGATGTTTATGGGCGGGTGCCGTTGCATTATGCGAGCATTCATGGGAGGCTGGATATGCTGGACAAGTTGCTCGCGGGGGCGCCAGAGACGATCAACTTGATTGATCATGACAACTATACGCCGCTGATTCACGCGATCGTGCATGGGCATCTGGAGTGTGTGGGGAGgctgttggagagggaggcgaggttggatCCGGTGTCGGACACGGATCATGTGCCGTTGAATCTGGCTTGTGAGCATGGGTCGTTGGCTGTTGCCGAGCTGTTGCTGAAGCACGGGGCGAGGATATTGGCTGATGCCGAGGGGCTTTACCCTCAGCATTTGGTGGCTAGGTCGGGCCAGACGCCCgagttgttgctgctgctccagAACTACGGGGCGGATTTGGACCAGATTGACAAGCTGTATGGCTGGACACCGTTGGTACACGCGGCGAGCGAAGGGAACGTTCCTTGTCTTCAGGCCCTGCTGAATGTGGGCGCCGACCCAAACATTCTGGACGAAAAGGACCTTCCGGCAATGTACTATGCAGCCTGGGAGGGTCATCTGGAGTGCATGAAGCTCCTCACGCCGCTCAGCAAAGACAAGACGTCCAGCCCACTGGCACGGCAAGTAGCGGCCCCCTTGGCCCCCatggccagcagcagcgcccccatccccatgtCTCTCGACGTGGACGCCATCCCGGTCCTCGAGCTCCCACCGCCAATCATCCCACTACGCCGCTACGGCCACAACTTCCTCGACAACAAAACCGTCGTCCAAATCAACTTTGACGGCGACCAgcccctcgtcttcttccacgACAGCAAATACCCCGCCGCCCgcctcaccatctcctccaaggTTTCGGATGTCATCCCCAAGAACATCATGCTCCCCTTCCAAGAAGACACCCGGCTCGTCTCTTTTCAGATTGACAACCTCGACTCTTTCACCCTAGACTTTGACGTCTTCCCGGCCTACGGCGCAAAGGTCATCGCCAAAACCGTCGCCCTCCCCAACACATTCCGCTCCTTGCTAAACTCCAACTCGGGCAGCTGCTGCCTCCCTCTCTTCGACCCCCGCCTCCGCGCGATCGGGCAAATCAGCTTCCATGCCCAGGTCATCAAGCCCTTCCAAGGAAAACCCCTCGAGATAACCGACTTTGAGACCTACTGGAAGGCAACCTCCCAATTCGACACCCCCTCCAtgcccgccaccaccccggccatgcccaacaccacctttGTCACCGGGTCCTCTCTAACCGGCGACTTTGTCCGGATTTATGTCCAGCACACCTCAGATGGCATCCCGGTCCTCTGGCCCCAATGGACGGTCCCTTGCACTGCGGGGATTGACATCCCCGTGTCGAGGTTAACACTCTCCCAGTTCAGGACTGTAACCGGCCCTGCTCTTGCCGCCGCACTACCAGACGACATCCCCTCTGTCCACAAAATCCTCGCCTCGGCAGGGGGAACAACACTTCACGAGGCGTTGTCTCTCTTGCCCAAAGGAATGCACGTCAACATCCAGGTTTTATACCCCACACCAGCTGAGCGGGAGAGGATGCTCCCCCTCACCGGCGCCGGCCACGGCCTCAGTGCTGATCTGAACGCTTTTGTTGATGCGATCTTGACAGTAGTGTTTGACCACGCACGTGCGCAGAGGAGTGgcccggggaggggggggaggagcgTGGTGTTTAGCAGTTACAATGCTAGCGTTTGCACGGCGCTGAACTGGAAGCAGCCGAACTTTCCGGTGTTTTTGTGTAACgatttggggaaggggggggatggggaggagggacagGGGGTGAGTGTCAAGGATGCGGTGAGGACGGCGCAGAGTAACAacttgatggggttggtctGTTGTGAGAGGTTGTTG GACATGGTGCCTGCGCTCGTGGATGCGATTAAAAGTCATGGGctggcgttggtggtggataaatctgctgctgctgctgctgcgagtGATAGCACCACACCCCCTACAGCAACGGGAGGGGATAtctttggtgttgttgccgaTCCGTTTCCGAGGTTGCcaaagggggtggatggggtgtTGAAACGGGATGGGATCTTGAAGTTTTGTGAGTCGATTGATGTTTGA
- a CDS encoding hypothetical protein (EggNog:ENOG503P27K; COG:S): protein MDEKRGTGHSAGKSRVNANRRHHTDGVVGRLSYTPAQRDGAFGELRKNRLEDETPNFQQVTPFSQWCPPSKVAAPQSNLGGPWRIARAQGNWLTEFLPEASITEDALEGLFMEEIASAKDSTEASPVSTTSLFSVGEIADVRTGRNGDAAISVMAVSSGVSGNVLRLISLAREEWVWEEADVTACTKAPDARFEGEWCQDATPISLVKFAINASGSKNKQGKSVDMIRWLLVQKESSTTICEPEVRDLPMPTPGLATTSSPTSQIFINPLATIPISQTGGSPQTDVCFIRGPDRNIPQLVIIDQCGYWSIWDITGRRDNRPKSLTPVLTMCGNMLAGSIPKLPSSSTSLDKPHRVVYLEVEADESSSHELEHPRRPFLLLNTDQALHLFDIESQNSHPVALPSFGLDHQRVMEVAPARLDPGQFFVLTNKSLLWIAAKKGADGTVKPDFLAICPHQKDSSDPTLRIEVSAGTFVNDVSACFVCVWSAQDTEMNIFWFLLPDSGTTTGYHREVVSLKSRSNFVGLGMLPVKRKLGKRDTITPSGKRLRDASMRFFQFLTLSQDMEVSSALCVWSDDEGAEIPAPEVLDRGGKSRDAEKELLEHLHKRLVVPDGFDELTVLGKRKIEEPDLGDEKPKRLKLNDCSLVGLRLGMDPSEWRNRTLHLEKIEPATGQDLRFLREAVEKEKEDGYMPRHSVLELAKPSHQQSDDGLITLARTWADIQPELQDDQEEEEWLYPPEASRPIPGFTPDDMAQNLGELFPKPRKRAPATVKNRRTHILQKMAAEMFLSNISVSAVPPSWGSTLVTPNDSQTQSQSQSFSFYSSSQPTLPSSSFPPTPSSPSKPSRLPSQSADPEDEQPQEDVVALRLRKYGSIPTSSSRKGELSVDISPWEVGGDPDNISWHLGKDKEDIEAEKRKDKRLKKMMARRQRVERLSQRYFGEESSFLEESASQQLLPGIQPSSQLVFSQGVVVPGSPAAFLRSPTRKGVVRPTSPLRREYRMGGDGGRESSSQQGVGVSGGSSQTPSRQQVPPTRSQVLPGLFGGRQSFGAGAAGRVRESLSPFKKKKRKSEGRLSGFR, encoded by the exons ATGGATGAAAAGCGCGGGACTGGCCACTCGGCTGGGAAGTCGAGAGTGAATGCGAATCGAAGACACCATActgatggtgtggttggaCGGTTGAGTTATACGCCCGCTCAGCGGGATGGTGCTTTTGGTGAACTGCGCAAGAATCGCCTCGAGGATGAGA CTCCCAACTTTCAGCAAGTGACGCCCTTCAGCCAGTGGTGTCCTCCGAGTAAAGTTGCTGCTCCTCAGTCCAACTTGGGGGGCCCGTGGAGAATCGCCAGGGCGCAAGGGAACTGGCTGACGGAATTTCTTCCCGAGGCTTCCATCACCGAGGATGCGCTCGAAGGTCTATTTATGGAGGAGATCGCCAGCGCCAAAGACAGCACCGAAGCTTCACCTGTGTCGACaacctctctcttttccGTTGGTGAAATCGCAGATGTGAGGACCGGACGCAATGGCGACGCAGCGATTTCGGTCATGGCTGTGTCGTCTGGAGTCTCTGGAAATGTGCTTCGTTTGATCAGCCTCGCTCGAGAAgagtgggtttgggaggaggctgatgTGACGGCGTGTACCAAGGCACCCGATGCCAGATTCGAGGGAGAGTGGTGTCAGGATGCGACCCCGATTTCTTTGGTCAAGTTTGCTATCAATGCAAGCGGcagcaagaacaagcagGGGAAAAGCGTCGACATGATTCGCTGGCTTTTAGTTCAGAAAGAAAGCTCGACCACGATATGTGAGCCAGAAGTCCGGGACTTGCCCATGCCTACCCCTGGCCTGGCGACAACATCGAGCCCTACCTCTCAGATATTTATCAATCCCCTGGCGACGATACCAATAAGCCAAACTGGTGGCAGCCCACAGACAGATGTGTGCTTCATCCGTGGGCCGGATCGAAACATACCCCAGCTTGTTATTATCGACCAGTGCGGCTACTGGAGCATATGGGACATCACGGGGCGCCGGGATAATCGACCAAAAAGCTTGACGCCAGTTCTGACGATGTGCGGCAACATGCTGGCAGGCTCCATACCTAAATTGCCGAGCTCGTCGACAAGCTTGGACAAGCCGCACAGGGTTGTCTACTTGGAGGTCGAGGCCGATGAGTCGAGCTCCCATGAGCTTGAGCACCCAAGGCGACCCTTTCTCCTTTTGAACACCGACCAGGCTCTGCATTTGTTTGACATCGAGTCGCAGAATTCACATCCTGTGGCTCTTCCATCGTTTGGACTCGATCATCAGCGCGTCATGGAAGTCGCTCCCGCTCGACTGGACCCTGGACAGTTCTTTGTCTTGACGAACAAGAGTCTACTGTGGATtgcggccaagaaggggGCTGACGGCACAGTCAAACCCGACTTTCTCGCGATATGTCCGCACCAAAAAGACAGCAGTGACCCGACTCTGCGGATCGAAGTCTCGGCTGGGACGTTTGTCAATGATGTTTCGGCCTGTTTCGTTTGTGTTTGGTCCGCGCAGGACACGGAGATGAACATTTTCTGGTTTCTCCTGCCGGACTCGGGCACGACGACTGGGTACCATCGTGAGGTCGTTTCGTTGAAGAGCCGTTCGAATtttgttggccttggcatGCTTCCTGTTAAACGCaagctggggaagagggataCTATCACGCCTTCTGGCAAACGGCTGAGGGATGCGTCCATGAGGTTCTTTCAGTTTTTGACTCTCAGTCAAGACATGGAGGTTAGCAGCGCGCTTTGTGTGTGGTCGGATGATGAAGGCGCCGAGATACCTGCCCCAGAGGTTTTAGACAGGGGCGGTAAGAGCAGAGATGCCGAGAAGGAGCTACTGGAACATCTGCACAAGAGGCTTGTTGTTCCAGATGGGTTTGATGAGCTCACTGTCCTTGGCAAACGCAAGATTGAAGAGCCAGACTTGGGGGATGAGAAACCCAAAAGGCTGAAGCTCAACGATTGCAGCCTTGTTGGGCTGCGTTTGGGTATGGATCCTAGTGAATGGCGGAACCGGACGCTTCATCTTGAGAAGATTGAGCCGGCTACTGGTCAGGATCTCAGGTTCCTTCGAGAGGCtgtggagaaggagaaggaggatgggtATATGCCTAGACACAGCGT TCTTGAGTTGGCAAAACCCAGCCATCAGCAATCAGACGATGGACTCATCACTCTTGCCCGCACATGGGCAGACATACAACCAGAACTGCAAGACgatcaggaagaggaagaatggCTCTATCCTCCCGAAGCAAGCCGTCCGATCCCCGGCTTCACTCCGGACGACATGGCCCAGAACTTGGGTGAGCTGTTCCCCAAGCCTCGCAAACGAGCGCCGGCAACAGTCAAGAATCGCCGGACCCACATCCTGCAAAAGATGGCCGCCGAGATGTTCCTCTCCAACATTTCCGTTTCGGCCGTCCCTCCGTCTTGGGGCAGCACACTAGTAACCCCCAACGACAGCCAAacccaatcccaatcccaatcctTCTCATtctactcctcctcccaaccaaccctcccctcctcctccttcccccccaccccctccagcccatCCAAACCATCCCGCCTACCCTCCCAATCAGCCGACCCCGAAGATGAACAGCCACAAGAAGACGTCGTCGCGCTCCGCCTGAGGAAATACGgctccatccccacctcGTCCAGCCGCAAGGGCGAATTGTCGGTTGACATCTCCCCCTGGGAAGTGGGCGGCGACCCGGACAACATAAGCTGGCACCTTGGGAAGGATAAGGAAGATATAGAAGcggaaaagagaaaggatAAACgcttgaagaagatgatggccagACGGCAGCGGGTGGAGAGGTTATCGCAGAGATATTTCGGGGAGGAGTCTTCCTTTTTGGAGGAATCGGCTAGTCAGCAGTTGCTGCCGGGTATTCAACCTAGCAGCCAGCTGGTGTTTAGtcagggggttgttgtgccGGGGTCGCCGGCGGCGTTTTTGAGGAGTccgacgaggaagggggtggtgaggccgACGAGtccgttgaggagggagtacaggatgggtggtgatggtgggagggagagttCAAGCCAgcagggggtgggggtgagtGGGGGGAGTAGCCAGACGCCTAGTCGGCAGCAGGTACCGCCGACGAGGAGTCAGGTTTTGccggggttgtttgggggacGGCAGAGTTTTGGTGCGGGagcggcggggagggtgagggagagtttGAGCCCGTttaagaagaagaagaggaagagtgaGGGTCGGTTGAGTGGGTTTAGGTAG
- the SPC25 gene encoding kinetochore-associated Ndc80 complex subunit spc25 (COG:S; EggNog:ENOG503NX18) has product MSSFDPSLSTTTRPSPLPPPSTTTNLADSLPQINFDFDSLRDRMSKFTLKFDSFIESGRKRVLSERNQFRLNVAELQEDHRMKKKDIEILQLKTSSYQQTIAKEAAETREMQQAIASLTAQRDRQLAQRDSLRQQIEAAQREIEERLQKQREHQKKLEAQARYNVPELDFWVTNLCLRIEGAGKEDRLKFVYTHVDEKDWEREAWFELAMGGREYDVKHCRPKLEKDKVERVLDRVNETRELVGLLKGMRELFVEAMKS; this is encoded by the coding sequence ATGTCCTCCTtcgacccctccctctcaaccacaacccgcccctcccccctcccacccccctccaccacaacaaacCTAGccgactccctcccccaaatcaacTTCGACTTCGACTCCCTCCGCGACCGCATGTCAAAATTCACCCTCAAATTCGACTCCTTCATCGAGTCCGGCCGGAAACGCGTCCTCTCGGAACGCAATCAATTCCGTCTCAACGTCGCAGAGCTCCAAGAAGACCATcgaatgaaaaaaaaagacatcgAAATCCTCCAATTGAAAACCTCCTCCTACCAGCAAACCATCGCGAAGGAAGCCGCCGAGACGAGAGAGATGCAGCAGGCTATTGCGTCGCTTACCGCGCAGAGGGACAGGCAGCTTGCGCAGCGGGATAGCTTAAGGCAGCAGATTGAGGCTGCGCagagggagattgaggagaggCTTCAAAAACAGAGAGAGCATCAGAAGAAGTTGGAGGCGCAGGCGAGGTATAACGTCCCTGAATTGGATTTTTGGGTTACAAATCTGTGTTTGAGGATTGAGGGGGCGGGGAAGGAGGACAGGCTCAAGTTTGTGTATACTCATGTGGATGAGAAGgactgggagagggaggcttgGTTCGAGCTGgcgatgggggggagggagtatgATGTGAAGCATTGCCGGccgaagctggagaaggacaaggtggagagggtgttggataGGGTGAATGAGAcgagggagttggttgggctgttgaaggggatgagggagtTGTTTGTGGAGGCTATGAAGTCTTGA
- a CDS encoding hypothetical protein (EggNog:ENOG503P6T9; COG:S), which yields MADRTEKQAAAQQAVDILHEISTLLNCHLDRRTLSICISMIENGVNPEALAARGSQGTQNRRPKRAIRGCCSCWGEPEEMTELPEGGLCVEISK from the exons ATGGCAGACCGAACAGAAAAGCAAGCCGCCGCCCAACAAGCGGTCGACATTCTCCACGAGATATCCACTCTTTTG AACTGCCACCTCGACCGCCGAACCCTCTCCATATGCATCTCCATGATCGAAAACGGGGTCAACCCCGAGGCGCTGGCTGCAA GAGGTAGTCAAGGAACTCAGAACAGAAGGCCAAAACGTGCGATTagaggctgctgctcctgctgggGCGAGCCGGAGGAGATGACCGAGCTTCCTGAGGGAGGGCTGTGTGTCGAGATATCAAAATAA